In a genomic window of Methanosarcina horonobensis HB-1 = JCM 15518:
- a CDS encoding CPBP family intramembrane glutamic endopeptidase — MEIYENQEIKVPENKEMQTPEYGEMYVPESRSVQEPAIKNKALYLIIPIIAIAFAEFMIYSGKVVEAMEVHAVLLLGLSLSMLYIKDDEIQKTYQALLLLPVLRLVNLSMPAFYEITLYSFVFIYGLLTIPVTIALTHQGFTQEQLGITFKKIGIYIPLSIIVGLLLGAGEYIIIGTNYLIPDLSIFSLLILTLTMVFLVGLIEEIIFRSILQNRLEVFLGSREGLIITSVLFGLMHSVYGNVIEVFYALLVGFIIGYIFYKTRSLPLVAMIHGFINVFLFGVIPHLL, encoded by the coding sequence ATGGAGATATATGAAAATCAGGAGATAAAAGTACCCGAAAATAAAGAAATGCAAACGCCTGAATACGGAGAAATGTATGTGCCCGAAAGCAGGTCAGTACAAGAGCCTGCTATAAAAAACAAAGCACTTTACCTGATTATTCCCATTATAGCCATCGCTTTTGCGGAATTTATGATATATTCTGGAAAAGTTGTAGAAGCTATGGAAGTACACGCAGTTCTCCTGCTTGGACTTTCTCTTTCCATGTTATATATAAAGGACGACGAGATCCAGAAGACTTACCAGGCCCTTCTTCTGCTCCCGGTCCTGCGACTTGTAAATCTCTCAATGCCGGCATTTTATGAGATAACGCTTTACTCGTTTGTCTTTATCTACGGGCTCCTTACAATTCCGGTAACCATCGCACTCACCCATCAGGGATTTACCCAGGAACAACTTGGAATAACCTTCAAAAAAATAGGTATATATATTCCGCTATCGATAATTGTAGGTCTTCTTCTTGGAGCTGGAGAATACATTATAATAGGGACAAACTACCTGATTCCCGATCTATCAATTTTCAGCCTCCTGATACTTACTCTTACTATGGTCTTTTTAGTAGGTCTAATTGAAGAGATCATCTTCAGGTCCATTCTGCAGAACAGGCTCGAAGTGTTTCTCGGAAGTAGGGAAGGCCTGATAATCACAAGTGTCCTGTTCGGACTAATGCATTCCGTGTATGGGAATGTAATTGAAGTGTTCTATGCCTTATTAGTAGGTTTTATCATAGGATATATATTCTATAAAACCCGGAGTCTCCCTCTGGTCGCAATGATTCACGGTTTCATAAATGTATTTCTCTTTGGGGTTATACCACATCTACTCTAA
- a CDS encoding DUF1616 domain-containing protein — protein MRSHMAGNQKFPSDLLFVIGLVILTDIFVLIPVLSESFIRTVLGLPLVLFLPGYALVALLFPANNGLEGIERAALSVGMSVATVPLIGLVLNNTSFGIREMPLLASLSLLIILTCAAAYVRRRQLPEDKAFGVSFKASAHSLLVEILGKPESSTEKILRVFLAISVMALVGSLAYVSIIPHEQEPFTEFYILGPDKTANNYTTEYIQGDSGTVIIGVVNHEHRTVNYTMDVRLENRSLALPENLKNIQLEDNTTLEEPLEITPSFEGENMELQFLLFNDTEKDVPYRDLRLWINVTEEA, from the coding sequence ATGAGGAGTCATATGGCCGGAAACCAGAAGTTTCCATCTGACCTGCTGTTTGTGATAGGTCTCGTAATTCTTACGGATATTTTCGTACTCATCCCTGTACTCAGTGAGAGTTTTATTCGCACAGTCCTTGGCCTGCCACTGGTCCTGTTTCTACCAGGGTATGCCCTTGTAGCCTTACTATTTCCAGCAAATAACGGACTTGAAGGAATTGAGAGGGCAGCACTTTCTGTCGGAATGAGTGTTGCAACTGTACCTCTTATAGGACTTGTACTTAATAACACATCATTCGGGATCAGAGAAATGCCTCTTCTTGCAAGCCTCTCTTTGCTCATCATCCTTACATGTGCAGCAGCATATGTCCGCAGGAGACAGCTTCCAGAAGATAAAGCCTTTGGAGTCTCTTTCAAAGCTTCTGCCCACTCTCTATTAGTTGAAATTCTGGGAAAACCAGAATCATCAACAGAAAAAATCCTCCGGGTTTTTCTGGCGATTTCTGTTATGGCTTTAGTTGGAAGCCTGGCCTATGTATCTATAATCCCACACGAACAGGAACCATTTACAGAGTTCTATATTCTCGGACCCGATAAGACAGCTAATAACTATACTACAGAGTACATACAGGGAGACAGCGGAACGGTCATCATAGGGGTCGTAAATCATGAACATAGAACAGTAAACTATACGATGGATGTCAGACTAGAGAATAGATCTCTGGCTCTGCCTGAGAACCTGAAGAATATACAGCTTGAAGACAATACGACCCTGGAAGAGCCGCTTGAGATAACCCCCTCTTTTGAAGGGGAGAACATGGAGCTTCAGTTCCTGCTTTTCAATGATACTGAAAAGGATGTACCTTACAGGGACCTGCGCCTCTGGATAAACGTTACCGAGGAGGCCTGA
- a CDS encoding glycosyltransferase family 2 protein, which translates to MTITIAAMPAYNEAHAIAEVIQGCKKYVDRVVVVDDGSTDDTVNIAESLGAYVVRHEINKGYGAALRNCFETARNLGAGAMVIIDSDGQHDPSEIPKLLEPLKQGFDLVIGSRFVNGNGKNVPIYRKFGMKVLDIATYIAGGLNVTDSQSGFRAYGRKAIENINLNGTDMSAGSEILIQARDHKLKFTEVEIHCRYDLEDCSSEHPFIHGPRVLFQLLKDMEYRRPLYYFAVPGLIMVSAGVLMGLKFLQDYILGGYLRFGPTLLMVMLTIIGAFMVFTGIILHAISRMIFLNEQMRK; encoded by the coding sequence ATGACCATTACTATTGCAGCCATGCCTGCCTACAACGAAGCCCATGCCATTGCAGAGGTTATTCAGGGCTGCAAAAAATATGTGGACAGGGTGGTGGTTGTGGATGATGGGAGTACGGATGACACTGTTAACATCGCCGAGTCTCTTGGTGCATACGTAGTCCGCCATGAAATAAACAAAGGATATGGAGCAGCCCTCAGGAACTGTTTTGAAACCGCCCGTAACCTTGGCGCAGGTGCCATGGTTATAATCGATTCCGATGGTCAGCACGATCCTTCTGAAATCCCCAAACTTCTTGAACCTTTAAAGCAGGGATTTGATCTTGTTATTGGTTCAAGATTCGTCAACGGCAACGGAAAAAATGTCCCTATTTACCGTAAGTTTGGAATGAAAGTCCTTGATATCGCAACCTACATAGCAGGCGGTCTCAATGTCACCGATTCCCAGAGTGGTTTTCGGGCATACGGCAGAAAAGCCATTGAAAACATAAATCTGAATGGCACTGACATGTCTGCAGGTTCCGAGATTCTTATTCAGGCAAGGGATCACAAACTTAAGTTTACTGAAGTAGAAATCCACTGTAGATATGATCTTGAAGACTGCTCCAGCGAGCATCCTTTTATACATGGTCCCAGGGTTCTGTTTCAGCTTCTTAAAGATATGGAGTACAGGCGGCCTTTATACTACTTTGCTGTCCCCGGGCTGATTATGGTATCTGCAGGCGTCCTTATGGGGCTTAAGTTTTTGCAGGATTATATTCTTGGGGGATATCTGCGTTTCGGACCTACCCTTCTTATGGTAATGCTGACAATTATAGGGGCTTTCATGGTATTTACGGGAATAATACTGCATGCCATTTCAAGAATGATATTTCTGAATGAACAGATGCGGAAATAA
- a CDS encoding glycosyltransferase family 2 protein: MEYPFVSVVVGIRNEERFIEECIESLLCLNYPQDSYEILIVDGMSTDKTRELVQKYPVRLLLNERKNVAAARNLGVENSRGDLVAFTDGDCKADPLWLITLVNEMKTAPEDVACVGGPNLIFDTDPVFGRVVGHAQETFLGSGGSAQSKNSTKKHYVSSLPNCNALYKKNTIKEAGYFDERFVVGQDGDLNYRINKKGYKFLYIPEAKVLHHRRGTLKSFSVRMFKYGMWMAELFKKHGEFVRWYAFLPSIAILFAVLSLVISPVYTAPIIILLLMGILYFILVLVTSIQVTYKMKSKYGLFALFVIPVQHITYGLGFLYSFINSLFLSKAKSLSNS, from the coding sequence ATGGAATATCCTTTTGTTTCGGTTGTAGTAGGTATTCGCAACGAAGAGAGATTTATTGAAGAATGCATCGAGTCTCTTCTTTGTCTGAATTACCCTCAGGATTCTTATGAGATTCTTATAGTCGATGGAATGTCCACCGATAAAACCCGGGAACTCGTACAGAAGTACCCGGTAAGGCTCCTTCTTAATGAAAGAAAAAATGTTGCGGCAGCAAGGAACCTTGGCGTGGAAAACTCTCGGGGGGATCTCGTCGCATTTACGGACGGAGACTGCAAGGCCGATCCCCTGTGGTTAATAACACTTGTCAATGAAATGAAAACCGCTCCTGAAGACGTAGCATGTGTTGGCGGGCCTAACTTAATATTTGATACTGACCCTGTTTTTGGTAGGGTGGTAGGGCATGCCCAGGAAACATTTCTGGGGTCTGGAGGCTCTGCCCAGTCTAAGAATTCGACAAAGAAGCATTACGTCAGTTCTCTTCCTAACTGCAATGCGCTGTATAAAAAAAATACAATCAAGGAAGCCGGGTATTTTGACGAGCGATTTGTTGTAGGTCAGGACGGAGACCTCAATTACAGAATAAACAAAAAAGGTTATAAATTTTTGTATATTCCGGAAGCAAAAGTATTGCACCACAGAAGGGGAACTCTCAAATCATTTTCAGTAAGAATGTTTAAGTACGGTATGTGGATGGCTGAGCTTTTCAAAAAACACGGCGAATTTGTTCGCTGGTATGCATTTCTGCCCTCGATTGCCATCCTTTTTGCAGTCCTTTCGCTTGTTATTTCTCCTGTATATACAGCGCCGATAATAATTCTGCTCTTAATGGGAATTTTATATTTCATTCTGGTCCTTGTTACCTCAATTCAGGTAACATATAAAATGAAATCAAAATACGGCCTTTTTGCCCTTTTTGTGATTCCTGTGCAGCATATTACTTATGGACTGGGGTTTTTGTACAGTTTTATAAACTCCCTTTTCCTTTCAAAAGCCAAATCTCTTTCGAATAGTTAA
- a CDS encoding glycosyltransferase family 4 protein encodes MRVLEVCQELPNRYYPQLGTFIKQSIDSIADQGIDLMVISPKAFVLPFSAFPYHNFSKLPRIEHTEKYDLHYPRYIYAVPKKYFYPITGISYAHFVSRYAIKNIKPEPDLIHAHFSYPDGYGMMGLAKRWKVPLVISALGTIERKVAYEGSHTSKKIIEAMNFADKILSVSEDLKLHITNLGIDERKVHVVPNGVDTAKFKSAGREHARKVLNLPQEKNIVLFIGALRKIKGVDYLIEAAKSFVDTNTDLYVVGRDDGLRKSLEKRAEELKIARSIKFTGPVNHEDIPLWISASDMLVLPSLSEGRPNVVLEALSCEVPVVATDVGGIPEIMTEGETGYLVPAKNPEKLSEKINKLLEDESRREKMGKFGRTSIIQRGLTWEAHAKKTVDIYSELI; translated from the coding sequence ATGAGAGTACTGGAAGTGTGTCAGGAGTTACCTAACAGGTATTATCCCCAGCTTGGAACATTTATAAAGCAGAGCATAGACTCAATCGCAGATCAGGGAATAGACTTAATGGTTATTTCTCCAAAGGCTTTTGTGCTTCCTTTTTCTGCGTTTCCGTATCACAATTTTTCTAAACTGCCCAGGATTGAGCATACAGAAAAATACGATCTTCATTATCCACGTTACATTTATGCTGTTCCCAAAAAGTACTTTTATCCTATAACCGGCATTTCATATGCCCATTTCGTTTCCAGGTATGCCATAAAAAATATAAAGCCAGAACCGGACCTGATTCACGCACATTTTTCGTATCCCGATGGTTATGGAATGATGGGCCTGGCAAAGAGATGGAAAGTTCCTCTGGTAATAAGTGCCCTTGGTACGATAGAAAGAAAAGTTGCCTATGAAGGGTCCCATACTTCAAAAAAGATCATAGAAGCCATGAATTTTGCAGATAAGATTCTTTCTGTCAGTGAAGACCTCAAGCTTCATATAACCAATCTCGGGATAGACGAAAGGAAAGTACATGTGGTCCCTAACGGCGTTGATACGGCGAAATTCAAGTCTGCCGGAAGAGAACATGCAAGAAAGGTCTTAAACCTGCCTCAGGAAAAGAACATTGTCCTGTTTATAGGAGCCCTGAGAAAAATAAAAGGCGTGGACTATCTTATTGAAGCTGCGAAAAGTTTTGTGGATACGAACACTGACCTCTACGTAGTAGGCAGGGACGATGGACTAAGAAAAAGCCTGGAGAAGAGGGCAGAAGAACTCAAGATTGCTCGCTCCATCAAATTTACGGGACCTGTAAATCATGAGGATATTCCTCTCTGGATTTCAGCATCTGACATGCTTGTCCTGCCTTCTCTTTCGGAGGGAAGACCAAATGTCGTTCTTGAAGCCCTTTCCTGCGAAGTTCCTGTTGTAGCAACTGATGTTGGAGGGATCCCGGAGATTATGACTGAAGGGGAAACAGGCTATCTTGTCCCTGCAAAAAACCCTGAAAAACTATCAGAAAAGATAAATAAGCTGCTTGAAGACGAAAGCAGAAGAGAAAAAATGGGAAAATTCGGACGCACGAGCATAATCCAGCGAGGGCTTACATGGGAAGCCCATGCAAAGAAAACGGTAGACATATACTCAGAACTTATTTAA
- a CDS encoding glycosyltransferase family 4 protein, which yields MFNKINNIFLVYYGSFNTKSGSNIHILELLRNLKKYSDVVMFAPGQKGVEHVSSGIIYVPVIDNKYLVQPFYEFMLSFYLLYSCITNRPDVLYLRQNSFPFFPIALCKLIGIPSIVEVNGLVMDELKVSPDSKSFAYRVFSSLALRSERFNYRYCDRIVSVTDKLKDELVRLYSVPAEKVLVINNGANTDIFKPMDQKQARAGLGLDDSKKYVCFVGHLAAWQGVEFLIRSAPFILEKLPDVRFLVVGDGVMRDKLMEIASEMGISDKFTFTGRVPYENVPVYINAADVCVAPFIQERNSKIGLSALKTYEYLACGKPIVASSIPGVKDLIDLSGGGISVPPENPGELANAVVKLISDQKIRNIMGEQGRKYVIENHSWDGVARKILDICHEII from the coding sequence ATGTTTAATAAAATAAATAATATTTTTCTGGTCTATTACGGTTCTTTCAACACAAAATCAGGTTCGAATATACATATACTCGAGCTCTTAAGAAATCTGAAAAAATATTCTGACGTAGTTATGTTTGCACCAGGTCAGAAAGGTGTAGAACACGTCTCTTCCGGAATAATATATGTACCTGTAATAGACAATAAGTATCTTGTACAGCCTTTTTACGAATTCATGCTATCCTTTTATCTTCTTTACTCATGTATAACAAACAGGCCTGACGTGCTTTATCTCCGTCAGAACTCTTTTCCGTTCTTCCCAATTGCTCTGTGCAAACTCATAGGAATTCCTTCGATAGTTGAGGTTAACGGACTGGTTATGGATGAACTCAAGGTAAGTCCGGATTCGAAGTCATTCGCATACAGGGTTTTTTCCTCTCTAGCACTCCGTTCTGAAAGGTTCAATTATAGGTACTGTGATAGGATAGTTTCCGTGACCGATAAGTTAAAAGACGAACTTGTAAGGCTATACTCGGTTCCTGCAGAAAAAGTTCTTGTAATTAACAACGGAGCAAACACCGACATTTTCAAACCCATGGACCAGAAGCAGGCAAGAGCTGGGCTCGGACTTGACGATTCAAAGAAATATGTATGTTTTGTAGGACACCTTGCAGCCTGGCAGGGAGTTGAATTTCTAATCCGTTCGGCTCCTTTCATTTTGGAAAAACTCCCTGATGTTCGTTTCCTCGTAGTCGGGGACGGAGTCATGAGGGATAAACTGATGGAAATAGCCTCAGAGATGGGAATTTCGGATAAATTCACTTTCACCGGAAGAGTTCCCTATGAGAACGTCCCTGTATATATTAATGCAGCCGATGTCTGCGTTGCTCCTTTTATACAGGAAAGAAACTCAAAGATAGGACTCTCTGCCTTAAAAACATATGAATATCTCGCATGTGGAAAGCCTATTGTGGCGAGCAGTATACCAGGTGTAAAAGACTTGATCGACCTTTCAGGTGGAGGTATTTCAGTGCCTCCTGAGAACCCCGGAGAACTCGCTAATGCAGTGGTAAAGCTGATTTCCGATCAAAAGATACGGAATATAATGGGAGAACAGGGCCGTAAATATGTCATTGAGAACCACAGCTGGGATGGGGTTGCAAGAAAGATTCTTGATATATGCCACGAAATTATCTGA
- a CDS encoding disaggregatase related repeat-containing protein — MLKRELGVLFLVGCFIFSSVPMASCRTAAPMIYVAGDGSGDFNCDGKDDHVQINQALKFVAENSAYTTVHLKGPFTYDIGDTLLIGSNTILEGDSNAVIRLHNNAGWATMKPLIQQMSSSGNTNITIRGFEVDVNHDGNSELAKGKGYYNVIYFLYTSNVTVHDMYMHDGHGDGLRIKYGSNIRFYNNTIYMLGHDGLFAIECSNVEAWNNTITCRTNSALRVWNSNNVKFHDNFIDSFYHWSAGGPGIQVERSAGDMNNIEIYDNVITNTYGPGIWLIGTAGAYDKSLSSVHIYHNIFYGSGTNPSIEWVGGVLGSGFHNVLIENNVFDGVHNAAVVNMYSTDDNAGPSGTGFTTTVRNNIIVNTVPRTTKGTGTGYGVSNCLPKSHTMVLEYNCVYNNSAGNYKNVVHPTDINVDPLFVDSKNHDYHLKSVAGRWTGTAWVKDSTGSSCIDAGSASSDYSNEPEDNGNRINIGRYGNTIYASLSGIAPDDTSSDDTSSDDTSSDDSSSDSTTPEEPVFDETIVSEVAVYDNRLREASPSTVYQSSPFIDLGGMNSVRYRDVIGFNLSEYTDASQIGAATLSLYWYYPEGGTRPQDTVIEVYRPASAWNSNYVSWTRRDNGVAWKNAGGDWYDKNGVLQGSTPYATITIKGSTLPDNKYYQLNVTDLVKEYVSGKYKNTGFLIKVKTESDNYIAFYSNDCGNENQEPKLNIITKVPAVTVPVVTVNVTLNGEKDNRLREASPDVVYQDSSFIDIGGMNGVRYRDAIRFNLSEYNGSEVTNATLSLYWYYPEGSSRPQDTVIEIYRPASAWNSNYISWNKRDKGVSWKNPGGDWYDKNGVSQGSTPYATLTIKGSALPDNKYYELNVTDLVKEYVSGKYENTGFLIKARSESNNYIAFYSNDIGKINQVPKLQLVYNA; from the coding sequence ATGCTAAAACGAGAATTGGGAGTCCTCTTCCTGGTAGGGTGCTTTATATTTTCAAGTGTTCCTATGGCTTCATGCCGGACTGCTGCACCTATGATTTATGTTGCAGGAGATGGGAGTGGGGACTTTAACTGTGATGGAAAAGACGATCATGTACAGATAAACCAGGCCCTTAAATTCGTGGCAGAAAATTCTGCATATACAACTGTCCACCTCAAAGGGCCTTTTACGTATGATATTGGCGATACACTTCTGATTGGAAGCAATACTATCCTTGAAGGAGATTCGAATGCTGTAATCAGGCTGCATAATAATGCAGGTTGGGCTACTATGAAACCTCTTATCCAGCAGATGAGCAGTTCAGGGAACACCAATATTACGATAAGAGGTTTCGAAGTTGATGTGAATCACGATGGCAACAGTGAACTTGCCAAAGGTAAAGGCTACTACAATGTGATTTACTTCCTCTACACCAGCAATGTAACCGTCCACGACATGTATATGCATGATGGACACGGGGACGGGCTGAGGATAAAGTACGGCAGTAATATCCGGTTTTATAACAATACAATTTATATGCTCGGACACGACGGGCTTTTTGCAATCGAGTGCTCTAACGTAGAAGCCTGGAACAACACGATAACCTGCAGGACCAATAGCGCTTTAAGAGTATGGAATTCAAACAATGTAAAGTTCCATGATAACTTTATTGATTCCTTTTACCACTGGAGCGCAGGCGGGCCCGGAATTCAGGTTGAGAGATCCGCAGGTGATATGAATAATATTGAGATCTATGATAATGTGATTACGAACACCTATGGTCCAGGTATCTGGCTTATAGGAACTGCCGGAGCATACGATAAGAGCTTATCAAGTGTGCATATCTACCACAACATCTTCTATGGTTCCGGTACTAATCCGAGCATAGAATGGGTTGGCGGGGTTCTTGGTAGCGGATTCCACAATGTCCTGATTGAAAATAACGTCTTTGACGGAGTCCACAATGCAGCAGTTGTAAACATGTATTCAACTGATGACAATGCAGGACCTTCAGGCACAGGGTTCACTACCACTGTCCGTAATAACATAATTGTTAATACTGTCCCCAGAACCACAAAAGGGACCGGTACCGGATATGGTGTTTCAAACTGCCTTCCCAAATCACATACTATGGTGCTGGAATATAATTGTGTCTACAATAATTCGGCTGGCAATTATAAAAACGTCGTCCATCCAACGGACATCAATGTTGATCCTCTCTTTGTAGACTCGAAAAATCATGATTACCACCTGAAGTCCGTGGCTGGTCGCTGGACCGGGACAGCATGGGTAAAGGATAGCACTGGTTCTTCGTGTATTGATGCCGGATCCGCTTCTTCTGATTACTCAAATGAGCCGGAGGACAATGGAAACAGAATCAATATCGGAAGGTATGGAAACACTATATACGCATCTCTCTCAGGGATTGCTCCTGATGATACATCTTCTGATGATACATCTTCTGATGATACATCTTCTGATGATTCGTCTTCTGATAGTACAACTCCTGAAGAGCCTGTGTTTGATGAAACTATCGTTTCCGAAGTTGCCGTATATGACAACAGGCTGCGTGAAGCTTCTCCTTCCACAGTCTATCAGAGTTCTCCTTTCATTGACCTGGGTGGGATGAACAGTGTCAGGTACAGGGATGTAATAGGATTCAACTTGAGTGAATATACGGATGCCTCTCAGATTGGAGCTGCTACCCTTTCGCTCTACTGGTATTATCCTGAAGGAGGTACCAGACCTCAGGATACTGTAATTGAGGTTTACAGACCTGCTTCTGCCTGGAACTCAAACTATGTAAGCTGGACCAGGAGAGACAATGGGGTTGCCTGGAAAAATGCTGGTGGAGACTGGTATGATAAAAATGGCGTCTTGCAGGGCAGTACTCCGTATGCCACAATTACAATTAAAGGTAGCACCCTTCCTGACAACAAGTACTATCAGCTCAATGTAACCGATCTCGTAAAAGAATATGTCAGTGGAAAGTACAAAAATACTGGATTCCTGATAAAAGTAAAAACTGAAAGTGACAATTACATTGCATTCTACAGCAATGACTGCGGAAACGAAAATCAGGAGCCAAAGCTTAACATAATAACTAAAGTGCCTGCAGTAACCGTACCTGTGGTCACTGTAAATGTGACCCTTAATGGTGAAAAGGATAACAGGCTGCGTGAAGCTTCTCCTGATGTAGTCTATCAGGACAGCTCTTTTATTGATATAGGAGGAATGAACGGTGTCAGGTACAGGGACGCAATCCGGTTTAATCTGAGCGAGTATAATGGCTCTGAAGTTACTAATGCGACCCTTTCTCTATACTGGTATTATCCTGAAGGAAGCTCAAGGCCTCAGGATACCGTAATTGAGATTTACAGGCCTGCTTCTGCCTGGAACTCAAATTACATAAGCTGGAATAAAAGAGATAAAGGTGTCTCATGGAAAAATCCCGGAGGAGACTGGTACGATAAAAATGGTGTTTCTCAGGGAAGCACTCCTTATGCTACACTTACCATTAAAGGCAGTGCCCTTCCTGACAACAAATACTATGAGCTGAATGTTACGGATCTCGTAAAAGAGTACGTCAGTGGCAAGTACGAAAACACGGGATTTCTGATAAAAGCCCGCAGTGAGAGTAACAACTATATTGCATTCTACAGCAATGATATCGGGAAGATAAATCAGGTGCCAAAACTTCAACTTGTATACAACGCCTGA
- a CDS encoding flippase translates to MSYQKFARDVGFIGTVQILTSLSTFFLLPIITKTLGAYDYGLWAQINITVSLISSLALMGLSMSFVRFLSSETDTKKIREAVYSILFFVMVSGFLASFVLYMFAEPLATFGFKDPAATYFVKAGSLLILVNVIESISLFYFRVFRQIEKFSYFTLFETFGKLLFILIFLKMGYGLLGVITATLMVQGLIFSITLITIISQIGFVIPRFTYIREYLQFSLPLTPNALIRWVTESSDRYMVTYFLGLGSVGVYSAACSIGNLIQLFVSPLQLILFPELSKLFDQNRMDEVRIYMSHSLRYFLIIAIPAVFGLSALAKPLLGVLTTQDFISGWFVIPIIAFAGLMAGIFQIFVNTMFLIKETRPATYINIVAAVSNVLINLILIPSVGIIGAAISTLVSYFLMAMFCVRTSLKHFKLDFFYLDIAKSILSSMAMYFFVSSFAISGILELFEAVGAGTFIYLVVMFLIGGFTNHEMSLIKRYLFKSEASPNSK, encoded by the coding sequence ATGTCATATCAAAAATTTGCAAGGGATGTCGGCTTTATCGGGACAGTTCAGATACTTACAAGCCTGAGCACCTTTTTTTTACTTCCTATTATCACAAAAACTCTTGGAGCATACGATTACGGACTCTGGGCACAGATCAATATTACAGTATCTTTAATCTCTTCCCTTGCACTTATGGGACTTTCGATGAGTTTCGTCAGATTTTTATCTTCCGAAACCGATACGAAAAAAATAAGGGAAGCAGTTTACTCAATCCTTTTTTTTGTTATGGTCTCAGGCTTTCTGGCTTCATTCGTATTGTATATGTTTGCAGAACCACTTGCAACTTTTGGTTTTAAGGACCCCGCAGCAACCTATTTTGTCAAGGCAGGTTCCCTCCTAATTCTTGTGAACGTAATCGAGTCCATATCCCTTTTTTACTTCAGAGTTTTCAGGCAGATTGAAAAATTCTCTTATTTTACTCTTTTTGAAACCTTTGGAAAACTCTTATTCATATTGATTTTCCTTAAAATGGGGTACGGACTCCTTGGAGTAATAACTGCCACTTTAATGGTTCAGGGTCTGATTTTTTCAATCACCCTCATTACTATAATTTCACAGATCGGATTTGTCATACCACGGTTTACTTATATCAGAGAGTATTTGCAGTTTTCTCTTCCTCTAACTCCGAACGCACTTATTAGATGGGTTACGGAATCGAGTGACAGATATATGGTCACTTACTTCCTCGGTCTCGGCAGTGTAGGTGTATATTCTGCGGCATGTTCGATCGGGAACCTTATTCAGCTTTTTGTAAGCCCGCTTCAGCTTATTCTCTTTCCCGAGCTTTCGAAGCTATTTGATCAGAATAGGATGGATGAAGTAAGAATCTACATGTCTCATTCTCTGAGATACTTCCTTATTATCGCCATTCCGGCAGTTTTTGGACTTTCAGCCCTTGCAAAGCCTTTGCTTGGGGTTCTTACCACTCAAGATTTTATTTCCGGCTGGTTTGTAATCCCTATTATTGCTTTTGCCGGGCTTATGGCAGGAATATTCCAGATCTTTGTAAATACGATGTTCCTTATAAAGGAAACGAGACCTGCCACTTATATTAACATTGTTGCCGCGGTTTCAAACGTACTGATTAACCTCATTCTCATTCCTTCAGTAGGCATTATCGGGGCTGCTATTTCAACGCTTGTTTCCTATTTTTTGATGGCTATGTTTTGCGTGCGTACATCCCTGAAACATTTTAAACTCGATTTTTTTTATCTGGACATTGCAAAAAGTATTCTGTCGTCAATGGCCATGTATTTCTTTGTTTCCAGTTTCGCTATCTCAGGCATACTTGAGCTTTTCGAAGCAGTGGGAGCGGGCACGTTTATTTATCTGGTTGTGATGTTTCTGATAGGCGGCTTTACCAACCATGAAATGTCTTTAATAAAAAGATATTTATTCAAGTCAGAGGCTAGTCCAAATAGCAAATAA